One Campylobacter concisus DNA window includes the following coding sequences:
- the rimP gene encoding ribosome maturation factor RimP — protein sequence MDNLDKLVRECGVELYDSEIANENGRAIFRVYITKNGGVSLEDCEKVSRLLSPIFDVTPPVSGDYNLEVSSPGLERKLSKPSHFKASVGELVKVQTEAEKFAGRLVKADEESVAVENEEGIFEINISEIKKAKTYLEW from the coding sequence ATGGATAATTTAGACAAACTAGTGCGCGAATGCGGCGTTGAGCTTTACGACAGCGAGATCGCAAATGAAAATGGCAGGGCTATTTTTAGAGTTTATATCACAAAAAATGGCGGAGTGAGCCTTGAAGACTGCGAAAAAGTGAGCCGTCTGCTCTCGCCTATCTTTGACGTGACACCGCCAGTTAGCGGAGACTACAATCTTGAGGTTAGCTCGCCTGGCCTTGAGAGAAAGCTTAGCAAGCCTTCGCATTTTAAAGCGAGCGTTGGTGAGCTAGTTAAAGTTCAAACCGAGGCTGAGAAATTTGCAGGAAGGCTTGTAAAAGCTGACGAAGAGAGCGTCGCAGTAGAAAACGAAGAGGGAATTTTTGAGATCAACATCAGTGAGATAAAAAAAGCAAAAACATATTTGGAGTGGTAA
- the ribD gene encoding bifunctional diaminohydroxyphosphoribosylaminopyrimidine deaminase/5-amino-6-(5-phosphoribosylamino)uracil reductase RibD translates to MNDEFYMGLALSEAWKFQILTYPNPAVGCLILDESGEILSCKAHEKAGYLHAEPTAILFALCKKSEKFKDDFIKAYNAKFSPKIKEGEFGLLEPKSSYEFILNNHSNLLKNAKAYVTLEPCSHHGKTPPCANLLKELGFSEVIIGSHDENKIASGGANLLQSAGVRVKFGILKERCDKLLEPFLAYQNGGFSFLKIALSKNGVASGGIITNELSRTHVHKLRSVIDTLVIGGNTVRTDRPKLDSRLVSGGKNPDVIIYSRSDKFDETIPLFSVPGRKVSVQKELDLKGLSMFEGAGEFLKLAKEGKLANVKWLLIYQSSNFKNGENLRLDLNLKPLFSGNFGDDSYTWYEILD, encoded by the coding sequence ATGAACGATGAATTTTACATGGGTCTTGCTTTAAGTGAGGCTTGGAAATTTCAGATCCTGACCTACCCAAATCCAGCCGTTGGATGCCTTATCCTTGATGAAAGTGGAGAAATTTTATCTTGCAAGGCTCATGAAAAGGCTGGATATTTACACGCTGAACCGACAGCGATACTCTTTGCGCTTTGCAAAAAAAGTGAAAAATTTAAAGATGATTTTATAAAAGCATATAATGCTAAATTTAGCCCTAAGATAAAAGAGGGCGAATTTGGCCTTTTGGAGCCAAAATCCAGCTACGAATTTATACTAAATAATCACTCAAATTTACTAAAAAATGCAAAAGCTTATGTCACTCTTGAGCCTTGCTCGCACCATGGCAAAACGCCACCTTGTGCAAATTTGCTAAAAGAGCTTGGCTTTAGTGAGGTCATAATCGGCAGCCACGATGAAAATAAAATAGCAAGTGGCGGCGCGAATTTGCTGCAAAGTGCTGGTGTGAGAGTTAAATTTGGTATTTTAAAAGAGCGCTGTGATAAGCTGCTTGAGCCATTTTTGGCATATCAAAATGGTGGATTTAGCTTTTTAAAAATCGCCCTTAGTAAAAACGGCGTGGCAAGTGGCGGCATCATCACAAATGAGCTTAGCCGCACGCATGTGCATAAACTAAGAAGCGTCATAGATACATTAGTGATCGGTGGTAACACAGTGCGGACGGACCGCCCAAAGCTTGATAGCAGGCTAGTAAGTGGCGGTAAAAATCCAGACGTCATAATCTACTCAAGAAGTGATAAATTTGATGAAACGATACCGCTTTTTAGCGTGCCAGGTCGCAAGGTGAGCGTGCAAAAAGAGCTTGATCTAAAAGGTCTTAGCATGTTTGAAGGGGCTGGTGAGTTTTTAAAGCTCGCAAAAGAGGGCAAGCTAGCAAATGTAAAATGGCTGCTTATCTATCAAAGCTCAAATTTTAAAAATGGTGAAAATTTAAGGCTTGATCTAAATTTAAAACCACTTTTTAGTGGAAATTTCGGAGATGATAGCTACACTTGGTATGAAATTTTGGATTAA
- a CDS encoding formate--tetrahydrofolate ligase, with protein MLSDIEITHQTKLEHISKVAAKLGLNEDELELYGKFKAKISPRLESSNSKLILVTATNPTPYGEGKTTMSIGLADALNLLNKKVCLALREPSLGPVFGIKGGAAGGGYSQLAPMEDLNLHFTGDFHAITSANNLISAMIDNSLYQENPLKIEKILWKRCMDMNDRALRFITVGQGGRTDGVPREDGFNITAASEIMAVLCLATSLSDLKERVANIMVAYDSDKKPIYVRDLGCQDAVCILLKDAIKPNLFQTLEHTPTLVHGGPFANIAHGCNSVIATKTALNLADYVITEAGFGSELGAEKFLDIKCRVADIKPSAVVLVSTIRSLKYNGEANKDEITKPDMNALKKGIENLGGHIENLKGKFGQNVVVALNKFGFDTDEEINFVKEYCQKLGVEVAVCENFLKGGKGALELAELVLKACDKPSKINFTYEMSDDTKTKIEKVAKEIYGASEVVFEETALKKLEMIKELNLSHLPVCIAKTQYSFSDDAKLLGRAKGFTFSVKDLDIRTGAGFIVAVCGKIMLMPGLPKVPAAVNMRIDADGKIDGLS; from the coding sequence ATGCTAAGCGACATCGAGATAACTCACCAAACAAAACTAGAACACATCAGTAAAGTTGCCGCAAAACTAGGCTTAAACGAAGATGAGCTTGAGCTTTACGGCAAATTTAAGGCTAAAATTTCCCCTAGACTTGAGTCATCAAACTCAAAGCTCATCTTAGTCACCGCGACTAATCCAACCCCATATGGCGAAGGTAAAACGACTATGTCAATAGGTCTTGCTGACGCACTAAATTTACTTAATAAAAAGGTTTGCTTGGCACTTCGCGAGCCATCTTTAGGGCCAGTTTTTGGCATAAAGGGCGGAGCAGCAGGTGGCGGCTACTCGCAGCTTGCGCCGATGGAGGATCTAAATTTACACTTTACTGGCGATTTTCATGCTATAACATCGGCAAATAACCTCATTTCAGCGATGATAGATAATAGCCTCTATCAAGAAAATCCACTAAAAATAGAGAAAATTTTATGGAAGCGCTGCATGGATATGAATGACCGCGCGCTAAGATTTATCACTGTGGGGCAGGGCGGCAGGACTGATGGCGTGCCAAGAGAAGATGGCTTTAACATCACCGCCGCAAGCGAGATCATGGCTGTGCTTTGTCTAGCAACAAGCCTTTCTGATCTAAAAGAGCGCGTGGCAAACATCATGGTCGCCTATGATAGCGATAAAAAGCCTATCTACGTGCGTGATCTAGGCTGCCAAGACGCTGTTTGCATACTCTTAAAAGATGCGATCAAGCCAAATTTATTTCAAACACTAGAGCACACACCTACACTCGTGCATGGTGGTCCATTTGCAAACATCGCACACGGCTGCAACTCTGTCATCGCAACAAAAACGGCTCTAAATTTAGCTGACTACGTCATAACAGAAGCTGGCTTTGGCTCGGAGCTTGGCGCGGAGAAATTTTTAGATATAAAATGCAGGGTTGCTGATATCAAACCAAGCGCTGTAGTGCTTGTAAGCACTATCAGATCGCTAAAATATAACGGCGAAGCAAACAAAGACGAGATCACAAAACCAGATATGAATGCACTTAAAAAAGGTATCGAAAATCTTGGCGGACACATCGAAAATTTAAAAGGTAAATTTGGTCAAAATGTTGTTGTGGCGCTTAATAAATTTGGCTTTGACACTGATGAAGAGATAAATTTCGTAAAAGAGTACTGCCAAAAGCTTGGCGTAGAAGTGGCTGTTTGTGAGAATTTCTTAAAAGGTGGCAAAGGTGCGCTTGAGCTAGCTGAGCTAGTTTTAAAGGCGTGCGATAAGCCAAGCAAGATAAATTTCACATACGAGATGAGCGACGATACGAAAACTAAAATAGAAAAGGTCGCTAAGGAAATTTATGGAGCTAGTGAGGTAGTCTTTGAAGAGACCGCTCTTAAAAAGCTTGAGATGATAAAAGAGCTAAATTTGAGCCATTTGCCAGTTTGTATCGCAAAAACGCAGTATTCATTTAGCGACGATGCGAAGCTTTTGGGTAGAGCAAAGGGCTTTACTTTTAGTGTAAAAGACCTTGACATTAGAACGGGAGCTGGCTTTATCGTCGCGGTTTGCGGTAAGATCATGCTGATGCCAGGACTTCCAAAAGTGCCAGCTGCGGTCAATATGAGGATAGACGCAGACGGCAAGATCGACGGCTTGTCGTAA
- a CDS encoding glycoprotease → MTTDEHVSEALIKILENLSSKFNITKIIYANTPGSFMGLKVAYVILKTFSLAKGCEFYAVSGFSLNGGQAIRANKNLSFVLKDGKISLEKVEPVRFVLPLNLDELKLNSDTLPNYIIQAV, encoded by the coding sequence ATCACAACTGACGAGCATGTCAGCGAAGCTCTGATAAAAATCCTAGAAAATTTATCCTCTAAATTTAACATCACAAAGATCATCTACGCAAACACACCAGGTAGCTTTATGGGACTAAAGGTGGCCTATGTTATCTTAAAAACTTTTTCTTTGGCAAAGGGCTGCGAGTTTTACGCAGTTAGCGGCTTTAGTCTAAATGGTGGCCAAGCAATCAGGGCAAATAAAAATTTAAGCTTTGTCTTAAAAGATGGCAAAATTTCACTTGAAAAAGTTGAGCCAGTGAGATTTGTGTTGCCTTTAAATTTAGATGAATTAAAACTAAATTCAGATACACTTCCAAATTATATCATCCAAGCTGTTTAG
- the lpxC gene encoding UDP-3-O-acyl-N-acetylglucosamine deacetylase, translating into MKQTTIARRVETVGIGLHKGEPIRLILEPLDANSGIILHREDLGISFKAEPKNVINTQMATVVGNEKGFISTIEHLMAAVNGYGIDNIRISVDANEIPVMDGSAISFCMLLDEAGIRHLDAGKKVILVRREVEVVEGSKFVRTSPSRNPKFDYTIKFDHPVIGEQRYLFEFSKSSFVKNIARARTFGFLKDLQRLQAQNLALGASLDNAVAIDDTHILNPEGLRFENEFVRHKILDAVGDLSLLGAPLLGDYTAFAGSHDLNHKLTLALMADEKNYEIATLSGELLKEYQKVFA; encoded by the coding sequence TTGAAACAAACTACTATCGCAAGACGCGTTGAGACCGTTGGTATAGGGCTTCATAAGGGTGAGCCGATAAGACTTATACTAGAACCTCTTGATGCAAATTCAGGTATTATTTTGCACCGCGAAGATCTTGGTATTAGTTTTAAAGCTGAGCCTAAAAACGTTATAAATACACAAATGGCAACCGTCGTTGGCAACGAAAAGGGCTTTATCAGCACGATAGAGCACCTAATGGCAGCTGTAAATGGATACGGCATTGATAATATTAGAATTTCAGTTGATGCAAACGAAATTCCTGTCATGGACGGCAGTGCGATAAGCTTTTGTATGTTGCTTGATGAAGCTGGTATAAGACATCTTGATGCTGGTAAAAAAGTCATCCTTGTCCGCCGCGAGGTCGAGGTGGTTGAGGGGTCAAAATTTGTGCGAACTTCGCCTTCAAGAAATCCAAAATTTGACTATACAATCAAATTTGATCACCCAGTTATCGGCGAACAAAGATATCTTTTTGAATTTAGCAAGAGTTCATTTGTAAAAAATATCGCTCGTGCTAGAACTTTTGGTTTTTTAAAAGATTTGCAACGCCTACAAGCTCAAAATTTAGCCCTTGGTGCGTCACTTGATAACGCTGTGGCTATCGATGATACACATATTTTAAATCCAGAGGGTTTGAGATTTGAAAATGAGTTTGTAAGACATAAAATTTTAGATGCAGTTGGCGATTTGAGCTTGCTTGGAGCACCATTGCTTGGTGACTACACAGCATTTGCTGGCAGCCACGATCTAAATCACAAACTAACACTTGCTTTAATGGCAGATGAGAAAAATTATGAGATCGCAACACTTAGTGGCGAGCTTTTAAAAGAGTATCAAAAGGTATTTGCATAA
- the thrB gene encoding homoserine kinase — protein MNILIPATSANLGPGFDALGLSLKLFNSVKIEPSKFSSVSINGEGSDSVNLKRNNIFLSIFNEIFLELTGKNENFRVVFENNIPFSRGLGSSSAVIVGAIASAYEMAGFKASKSVVLNKAIIYETHPDNISPAVHGGFISAIVKNGNVYANKINLSDDIKAVVVIPNKPMSTASSRQILPKNYTMKECVNNLSHAAFLTSCFYEKRYDLLRIASEDMMHEERRMSALEELFEVRKVAYENGALMSTLSGSGSSFLNIAYKDDAKNLQDILKSKFSDFRVEIFSFDNDGYEITQS, from the coding sequence TTGAATATCTTAATCCCTGCAACAAGTGCAAATTTAGGACCAGGTTTTGACGCTTTGGGGCTTAGTTTAAAGCTTTTTAATAGCGTAAAGATCGAACCATCTAAATTTAGCTCGGTCTCGATAAATGGCGAGGGAAGCGATAGCGTAAATTTAAAGAGAAACAACATTTTTCTAAGCATTTTTAATGAAATTTTTTTAGAGCTAACTGGAAAAAATGAAAATTTTAGAGTCGTTTTTGAAAACAATATCCCATTTTCAAGAGGGCTTGGTAGCAGCTCTGCAGTGATCGTTGGAGCCATAGCTTCAGCTTACGAGATGGCTGGGTTTAAGGCTAGCAAAAGCGTCGTTTTAAATAAAGCGATCATCTATGAAACCCATCCAGATAATATCTCGCCAGCAGTTCATGGTGGATTTATCAGTGCTATCGTAAAAAACGGCAATGTTTATGCAAATAAAATAAATTTAAGCGATGATATAAAAGCGGTTGTTGTCATCCCAAATAAGCCGATGAGTACGGCATCATCAAGACAAATTTTGCCAAAAAACTACACCATGAAAGAGTGCGTAAATAACCTCTCTCATGCTGCATTTTTAACATCTTGTTTTTATGAAAAAAGATATGATCTTTTGAGGATAGCAAGTGAAGATATGATGCACGAAGAGCGCAGAATGAGCGCTTTAGAAGAGCTTTTTGAGGTGCGAAAGGTAGCTTATGAAAATGGAGCGCTAATGAGCACACTTTCAGGCTCAGGCTCAAGCTTTTTAAACATCGCATATAAAGATGACGCTAAAAATTTACAAGATATTTTAAAGAGTAAATTTAGTGATTTTAGAGTGGAAATTTTTTCATTTGATAACGATGGATACGAAATCACGCAAAGCTAG
- a CDS encoding prephenate dehydrogenase, with product MKIGIIGLGLMGGSLGLALKDEKLISCVSGYDKDENHSKKALELGLVHEILSIDEMKKKCDIIFLAVPVEAIVSIVQNLTDISEDTTIIDFGSTKQKIIEAVPEKIRKNFIPAHPMAGTEYSGPEAAFKSLYTGATVIVCDFAESAEKHVKRSVELFSCLGMKIIFMSAKEHDHHVGLISHLPHAIAFSLASGILKEEDKRHIVALGGPTFKGMIRVAKSSPFMWSDIFKQNKNNVVAAINMFEKELNLCKDLIKDERWDELFDWMSEARAVREIL from the coding sequence ATGAAAATAGGTATCATCGGACTTGGTCTTATGGGCGGCTCGCTTGGTCTTGCACTAAAAGATGAAAAATTGATCTCATGTGTTAGCGGATATGATAAAGATGAAAATCACAGCAAAAAAGCGCTAGAACTTGGCTTGGTGCATGAAATTTTAAGCATTGATGAGATGAAAAAGAAGTGTGACATCATCTTTTTGGCTGTTCCAGTTGAGGCTATCGTAAGCATCGTGCAAAATTTAACTGACATTAGTGAAGATACGACGATCATTGACTTTGGCTCGACAAAGCAAAAGATAATAGAAGCCGTGCCAGAAAAAATTCGTAAAAATTTCATCCCAGCTCACCCGATGGCAGGTACTGAGTACTCTGGTCCTGAGGCTGCCTTTAAGTCACTTTACACAGGGGCGACTGTCATAGTTTGCGACTTTGCTGAGAGTGCAGAAAAACATGTAAAAAGAAGCGTTGAGTTATTTTCTTGCCTTGGCATGAAAATCATTTTCATGAGTGCAAAAGAGCATGATCATCACGTGGGTCTCATCTCGCATCTGCCTCACGCTATTGCATTTTCGCTTGCTAGCGGGATCTTAAAAGAAGAGGATAAAAGGCATATCGTAGCCCTTGGCGGGCCTACATTTAAGGGTATGATACGTGTTGCAAAGAGCTCGCCATTTATGTGGAGCGATATCTTTAAGCAAAATAAAAATAATGTCGTTGCCGCGATAAATATGTTTGAAAAAGAGCTAAATTTATGCAAAGATCTTATAAAAGACGAGCGCTGGGATGAGCTTTTTGATTGGATGAGCGAAGCTAGAGCCGTAAGAGAAATTTTGTAA
- the rbfA gene encoding 30S ribosome-binding factor RbfA: MNANEIKRMRTESVLKELIPEALATLEDSILKGLCVTDVECKKGRYDAFVYLDKMMFDEREQEYILGHLKRVCRHLQNHCMAAEGWYRCPNFHFKFDDRLEYQNHMDKLFDKISKDLNKNG, encoded by the coding sequence ATGAACGCTAACGAAATAAAGCGTATGAGAACAGAGAGCGTGCTAAAAGAGCTCATACCAGAGGCTTTAGCCACTCTTGAAGATAGCATTTTAAAAGGTCTTTGTGTCACTGACGTCGAGTGCAAAAAGGGCAGATATGACGCCTTTGTCTATCTTGACAAGATGATGTTTGACGAGCGCGAGCAAGAGTATATTTTGGGGCATTTAAAGCGAGTTTGCAGACATTTACAAAACCACTGTATGGCGGCTGAGGGCTGGTATAGATGTCCAAATTTTCACTTTAAATTTGACGATAGATTAGAGTATCAAAACCATATGGATAAGTTGTTTGATAAAATTTCAAAGGATTTAAACAAAAATGGATAA
- a CDS encoding M23 family metallopeptidase encodes MYRRGIGGFGIVVVLLVLILAGGFGYALMSKDFERNEPIIGVADKVYWNLRSPMNIKFKDDSGIKFVRISINDGKNDLNLLNQIIQNPSTELDVNLTFPKTGFFAQKDTYEMSIEAVDTSKWGFFTGNKASKKVEVVLDTSKPDLYVLSQSYSISKGGSAVVVFRATDNQLKEVYVQTNFGKKFKAVPFYKEGFYAALVAWPVQVENFSAEVIARDFAGNESKSHVRYFYENVKYKTSTIALNDRFLDGKIVDLTDQYAKDPNALSRLDKMKFVNETLRNSNEEKIAALTSNADTDITNGFNIIPFYPLRNGKKVADFADHRFYTYNNEQVSESWHMGIDFASVASAPIIASNAGRVVLASENGIYGLNIVIDHGFGLYSLYGHCSSAKVKEGDMVAAGDQIGTTGTSGLALGDHLHFGILVQGEEVRPQQWMDKKWIKDNVTSVLDAAKAMIDKN; translated from the coding sequence ATGTATAGACGTGGAATAGGTGGTTTTGGCATTGTTGTAGTTTTACTTGTTTTGATATTGGCTGGTGGCTTTGGTTATGCTTTGATGTCTAAAGACTTTGAGCGAAACGAGCCAATCATCGGCGTTGCTGATAAGGTTTATTGGAACCTTCGCTCGCCTATGAATATCAAATTTAAAGATGACAGCGGAATAAAATTTGTGCGCATTAGCATAAATGACGGCAAAAATGACCTAAATTTACTAAATCAAATCATACAAAACCCAAGTACTGAGCTTGATGTAAATTTGACCTTCCCAAAGACTGGATTTTTTGCTCAAAAAGACACTTATGAGATGAGTATAGAAGCGGTCGATACTAGCAAATGGGGCTTTTTTACTGGCAATAAAGCAAGCAAAAAGGTTGAAGTCGTACTTGATACCTCTAAGCCTGATCTTTACGTACTTTCTCAGTCTTACTCTATCTCAAAAGGCGGTAGCGCAGTTGTCGTTTTTAGAGCGACTGATAATCAGCTAAAAGAGGTTTATGTCCAGACAAATTTTGGTAAGAAATTTAAGGCTGTGCCATTTTACAAAGAGGGCTTTTATGCAGCACTTGTTGCTTGGCCAGTACAGGTTGAAAACTTTAGCGCTGAGGTCATCGCAAGAGACTTTGCGGGCAATGAGAGCAAGTCTCACGTGAGATATTTTTATGAAAATGTAAAGTATAAAACTTCAACGATCGCGCTAAATGATAGATTTTTAGACGGAAAGATCGTTGATCTAACAGATCAATACGCCAAAGATCCAAACGCTCTTTCAAGGCTTGATAAGATGAAATTTGTCAATGAAACGCTAAGAAACTCAAACGAAGAGAAGATAGCAGCACTCACTTCAAACGCCGATACTGACATCACTAATGGCTTTAATATAATTCCATTTTACCCGCTTAGAAATGGCAAGAAAGTGGCTGATTTTGCCGACCACCGCTTCTATACATATAATAACGAACAAGTAAGTGAGTCGTGGCACATGGGTATAGATTTTGCAAGCGTGGCATCAGCTCCGATAATAGCTAGCAATGCGGGCCGCGTCGTGTTAGCATCTGAGAATGGAATTTATGGCTTGAACATCGTGATCGATCATGGATTTGGACTTTATTCACTTTACGGACACTGTTCAAGTGCTAAAGTAAAAGAGGGCGACATGGTTGCTGCTGGCGATCAAATAGGCACAACTGGAACGAGCGGTCTTGCACTTGGAGATCACCTTCACTTTGGAATTTTGGTCCAAGGCGAAGAGGTAAGACCTCAGCAATGGATGGATAAAAAGTGGATAAAAGACAATGTGACAAGTGTCTTAGATGCCGCAAAGGCGATGATAGATAAGAATTAA
- the infB gene encoding translation initiation factor IF-2, which produces MSNVRISEIANELGYPSKEIVEKAQELGLKVKTHSNAVSLEEAEAIYEYVQTGVIPDKFKKKKSEPKAKKEPKKEAEKEPAKKEEKPKSEPKKAATKAEPKPEKAKTEPKKELQISEDKPKAEPKKEEPVKVEQKPAEAPKPKESLADVTQKRRGLVIVKKKKDFEAPAPVKEEKKAEAAVANISDFKSMFSASDENLARKKKKEKKITVVSKKDSAQKMDLLGGSDFGDIVLEDEDVVVLPDFSFKTPAPAPMQRTKQPNAMKTTVNNTINSFGEGGIQRRARKKHKKPENKQNSEAVTSINIPKEIRVYEFAEKLNKQPSEVIGKLFMLGMMTTKNDFLDEDAIEILADEFNVEVNIIDDQKEFDYVAAYEEEIKDDENLQPRAPVITIMGHVDHGKTSLLDYIRKSRVAAGEAGGITQHVGAYMVNKNGKNITFIDTPGHEAFTAMRARGAGVTDIVIIVVAADDGVKPQTKEAVSHAKAAGVPIIIAINKMDKESANPDLVKTGLAELDIMPTEWGGKYEFVPISAKTGMGIDDLLEIVLLQADLLELKANPKANAKATVIESSLQKGRGPVATIIVENGTLHVGDTVVAGVAYGKIRSLLDDQGRPLKEIKPGECGVIVGLSEIAEAGETLIGVKTDKEAREYAQKKAEYIRQKELSKSTKVSIDELSAKIAEGELKTLPVIIKADVGGSLEALKASLEKLANDEIRVNVIHSGVGGITQSDVALASASNDCIILGFNIRPTGEIKEKAKESGVEIKTYNVIYNLIDDVKAILGGLMSPIIREEQLGQAQVRQVIHVPKVGAIAGCIVTEGTINRGAKIRLIREGVVVYEGSVSSLKRFKDDVKEVAKGYECGVGIENFNDIRENDYIESFKEVKEKATL; this is translated from the coding sequence ATGAGCAATGTTAGGATTTCAGAGATCGCAAATGAGCTTGGCTACCCAAGTAAAGAGATAGTCGAAAAAGCTCAAGAACTAGGCCTAAAGGTAAAAACTCACTCAAATGCTGTGAGCCTTGAAGAGGCTGAAGCAATATATGAATACGTTCAAACTGGCGTAATACCAGATAAATTTAAAAAGAAAAAGAGCGAGCCAAAAGCAAAAAAAGAGCCTAAAAAAGAGGCAGAAAAAGAGCCGGCTAAAAAAGAAGAAAAGCCTAAATCTGAGCCTAAAAAGGCAGCCACTAAGGCTGAACCAAAGCCTGAAAAGGCGAAGACTGAGCCTAAAAAAGAGTTGCAAATTTCAGAGGATAAACCTAAAGCTGAGCCTAAAAAAGAAGAGCCTGTAAAGGTTGAGCAAAAGCCAGCTGAAGCACCAAAGCCAAAAGAGAGTTTGGCTGATGTGACTCAAAAAAGACGCGGCCTTGTGATAGTTAAAAAGAAAAAAGATTTCGAGGCGCCAGCTCCAGTAAAGGAGGAGAAAAAGGCTGAGGCAGCAGTGGCTAACATTAGCGATTTTAAGAGTATGTTCTCTGCTAGCGATGAAAATTTGGCTAGAAAAAAGAAAAAAGAGAAAAAGATAACAGTTGTAAGCAAAAAAGATAGTGCCCAGAAGATGGACTTGCTTGGCGGAAGCGACTTTGGCGACATCGTGCTTGAAGATGAAGATGTGGTTGTATTGCCTGATTTTAGCTTCAAAACACCAGCACCAGCTCCTATGCAAAGGACAAAACAGCCAAATGCGATGAAAACAACCGTCAATAACACGATAAATTCATTTGGCGAAGGCGGCATACAAAGAAGAGCTAGAAAAAAACACAAAAAGCCTGAAAATAAACAAAACAGCGAAGCTGTAACTTCGATAAATATCCCAAAAGAAATTCGCGTTTACGAATTTGCTGAAAAGCTAAACAAACAGCCTAGCGAGGTCATAGGCAAGCTATTTATGCTTGGTATGATGACAACTAAAAACGACTTTTTGGATGAAGATGCGATAGAAATTTTGGCTGATGAGTTCAATGTCGAGGTAAATATCATCGACGATCAAAAAGAATTTGACTACGTTGCAGCCTATGAAGAGGAGATAAAAGATGATGAAAATCTCCAGCCAAGAGCGCCAGTCATAACCATCATGGGCCACGTCGACCACGGCAAAACCTCGCTACTTGACTACATAAGAAAGTCTCGCGTAGCAGCAGGAGAGGCTGGTGGTATCACTCAGCACGTGGGCGCTTATATGGTAAATAAAAACGGCAAAAACATCACATTTATCGACACTCCAGGCCACGAGGCATTTACGGCTATGCGTGCAAGGGGCGCTGGTGTAACTGATATAGTTATCATCGTCGTTGCAGCAGATGACGGCGTAAAACCACAGACAAAAGAGGCAGTTAGCCACGCAAAAGCCGCTGGCGTGCCAATAATCATCGCAATAAATAAAATGGATAAAGAGTCAGCAAATCCTGATCTAGTAAAAACCGGTCTTGCTGAGCTTGACATCATGCCAACAGAGTGGGGTGGCAAGTATGAATTTGTACCGATCTCTGCAAAAACAGGCATGGGCATAGATGATCTACTTGAGATCGTGCTTTTGCAAGCTGATCTTTTGGAGCTAAAGGCAAATCCAAAGGCAAACGCAAAGGCTACTGTCATCGAGAGCTCACTTCAAAAGGGTCGTGGTCCAGTAGCTACCATCATCGTTGAAAACGGCACGCTTCATGTCGGAGACACTGTCGTAGCTGGCGTTGCATACGGTAAGATAAGAAGCTTGCTTGATGATCAGGGCAGGCCGCTAAAAGAGATAAAACCAGGCGAATGTGGCGTTATAGTTGGTCTTAGCGAGATAGCGGAGGCTGGCGAGACATTAATAGGCGTAAAAACTGATAAAGAGGCTCGCGAATACGCACAGAAAAAGGCTGAATATATCCGTCAAAAAGAGCTTAGTAAGAGCACAAAGGTTAGTATCGATGAGCTTAGTGCTAAGATCGCTGAGGGCGAGTTAAAAACACTTCCGGTCATCATCAAAGCTGACGTTGGCGGATCACTCGAGGCGCTAAAAGCGAGCCTAGAAAAACTAGCAAATGACGAGATCAGAGTAAATGTGATCCACTCAGGCGTTGGCGGTATCACGCAAAGCGACGTTGCGCTTGCAAGCGCAAGTAACGACTGTATCATCCTTGGCTTTAACATAAGGCCAACTGGTGAGATAAAAGAGAAGGCAAAAGAGAGCGGCGTCGAGATAAAAACTTACAACGTTATTTATAACCTAATCGACGATGTGAAGGCGATTTTGGGCGGACTAATGTCGCCGATCATCAGAGAAGAGCAGCTTGGTCAAGCTCAGGTTCGCCAAGTGATCCATGTGCCAAAAGTAGGCGCAATCGCTGGATGTATAGTCACTGAGGGTACGATAAACAGAGGTGCAAAAATTCGCCTTATTAGAGAAGGCGTGGTCGTTTATGAGGGCTCGGTAAGCTCACTAAAACGCTTCAAAGATGACGTCAAAGAAGTCGCTAAAGGCTACGAGTGTGGCGTTGGTATCGAAAATTTCAACGATATCAGAGAAAATGACTACATCGAAAGCTTCAAAGAAGTCAAGGAGAAAGCTACTCTATGA